ATTTTTCGCGCCATCATCGAGCTGACCGACCGCAGTGAGCCGGTCGATTTGATTACTCTCAGCGACTTTCTCAAGACCAAAAACGAGCTGGAATCGGTGGGCGGCACGGCGTACTTGGCGTCGCTCGCCGACTTTGTCCCCACCGCGGCGAACATCGTTTACTACGCCCGCATCGTGCGCGAGAAGTCGATCCTGCGCAGTTTGATCTCGACGGCGACTGATATCGCCAGCCGCGGCTACGAAGAGCAGGGCAACGTCGAGGAGTTTCTCGACAGCGCCGAAAAAGTCATCTTCGATATCTCGGAAAAAAAGATCAAAGCCGCGTTTGTCTCGGTCGGCGACATGATCAAAGACACGCTCAAAACCGTCGAGAAACTCTACGAGCGCAAAGAGATGATCACCGGCGTGGCGACGGGATTTGACGATCTCGATAAATTAACCGCCGGCTTGCAGCCTTCGGACTTGATCATCGTTGCGGGTCGCCCCGGCATGGGTAAGACTGCGTTTGCTTTGAACATCGCCACCAATGCGGCTTTCAAAGGCGTGGGCTGCGGCGTGTTCTCGTTGGAAATGGCCAAGGAGCAGCTGGTTCTGCGCATGCTCTGCTCGGAGGCGCGCGTCAACAGTTCTAAAGTCCGTTCCGGTTACTTAGGTGAGCGCGATTTCCCACAACTGGCAAAGGCCGCCGGCCGTTTGCACGAGGCGCCGATCTATATCGATGATACGCCGGCCATCTCGGTCTTGGAACTGCGCGCCAAGGCGCGCCGGCTGGTGCGCGATCGTTCGAAAAAAATCGGCTTGATCGTGGTCGACTATCTGCAGCTCATGCGCGGCATGGGCACGGCCAACAACCGCGAGCAGGAGATTTCCGAAATATCGCGTTCGCTGAAAGCGCTGGCGAAGGAATTGAGCGTGCCGGTGATCGCGCTGTCGCAGTTGAACCGCCGCGTCGAAGACCGCACCGAGAAGAAACCGCAGATGTCGGACCTGCGCGAATCGGGCGCCATCGAGCAGGACGCCGACGTGATCATGTTTATTTACCGAGAAGAGGTTTACAACCGCAACAACGACGAAGCCAAAGGCAAAGCCGAAGTTATCATCGCCAAGCAGAGAAACGGACCCACCGATACGGTAAATCTCGCCTTTCTCAACGAGTTCACGCGGTTTGAAAACTACACCGAGCGCGATCCCTACGGCGATTCGCTCGAAGACGCCGAAGACGCGTAGCAAGCGCTACGCGCACCGCAGATTCCAAATTCCACTGTCATCGGCACTGGCTTTACAGACGAAGTTAGAAAGAAGCCGCCGCCACGATCACCTACACCTATCGGGGCTTGACCAAGTCCGGGCTGCCTCGCGAGCCGATGGCTGCCCGGGCTATTTCCGGAACAAGTAAGGTAGGCCTGCGCAATCACGACAATCACCCGCCGTTAACTGACGGCGCACTGCTCAAATTACTCTGCCCCCTTACCGCCCGAATCGTGCGTGTACCAGTCCTTGTGCAGCGACCATTGCTGGCAGCTCAAGCAAGTCGTCCAGCGCCACTGATGTCGGCAGCCAGGGCACAGACCGCGCGTTGTGAACGTGTTCCAGCTCGTGCCGCAGCCGCCAGCGAAAAAATCCGGCTCGGCGCAGTCCCAGCAGAGCCAACGGTCGGCTGCTCGCGGCCGCCAGGCGCACCTTGGGCAGCGGATGCGATGGAAATCCGGCGTCTCGGTGCGGCGCGTGCGCGGCTTTTTTTCGATTTGCTCCGGCGGCGGCGTGTTCTGGAGTCCGAGCCACGGTTCAATGAGCATGGTCGACATCGTCGGAATTCCAAGCGGATTGCTTTGCGGTAACACTACGCTTACGATGCGGCCATTTCACCGCGAATGCAACGTGTAAATATGTCCGCTTCACATTCAAAAGGAGTAGCCATGAGACAGGAGTTCTCGCTTCGATACGTCATTGGCATAATGATGATTGCCGTATTCTCGCCGCGCGTCTTCGCCGATCCCTATCCACCTGTCGATCAGAAGCGCCCGCCGCTGGTGCTCAAAGCGCACGGAGTTTTCTGGGCCGGCGGTGAGATCGTCAGTCGCACTCAAGCCGGTACGCAGAGCGCTGGCGATTTGAAAAGCGTTCCCTACAACCAGCAGCAAATTCTCGTTGGCCAGGCCTACGTCGAATATTTCATTCCGGCGAAGCTGCGCAATGGCAAGAATACCATTCCGATCGTCATGGTGCCCGGCGGCGCGTTGATCGGTGTGCATTTTCTCACCACGCCGGATGGGCGCGAAGGTTGGGCGCATTATTTTCTGCGCCGCGGTTTTCCGGTCTACATCGTCGACGTGCCGGGGCGCGGGCGCGCCGGTTTCATGCCGGATGCGTTCAACGATGTGAGAGAAGGCGTGGCGCAGCCTAAGACTCAGCCCGTCGCGCGGGCGTGGGACAGCTCGGCTTGGCTGGAGTGGAACACCGGTCCGCTGCCGGCGCCGTCGCCCAAACATGGGCCGCCTGATCCGAGCTGTATCGGCAACGACGCGCGTGATCCGAACAATCCACCGGTGTACTGCAATGGCAACTTGATGCCGGCTCTAGATACCGAAGGCTACAAACATTGGCTCGGTGCTCTGGTGCCTGAAGTGGCGGTGCCGGGCGGCAGCGACCCTGGGCTGCTGGCGGTGATGAAAAGAGTTGGGCCGGCGATTTGGCTCGGCCACTCGCAGGCTGGGACAACCGGCGGGCGCTTGAGCAACAACAATCCGGAATATTTCAAAGCCGTCATCGGCATCGAGCCTGCGGGCGCATGTAACGTCCCAGCCAAAGTTGAAATCAGCGGCTTAGCCAAAGTGCCGCAGTTCAGCATCCACGGCATCAACCAAGTGGGCCGTCCAGACACCGTGCCTTGCCTCGACAACTACGCAAGAATACGGGCGGCAGGCGGTGACGCGACTTATCTATCGCTGCCCAAGCTGCCGATTACGCCGCTCTTCGATCGGATTCCACAAGCGGGCATCTGGGGCAACGATCACATCATGATGTGGAACAGCAACAGCGATCAGATCGCCGAGCTGGTGCTCCGATGGATTGAGAAGCACATTGAAAAGAAGAAAGTGAAAACGCCGTGGTGAACGATTACCAAAGCGTTTCCTTGCTCAGTTACGCGTATTTCGGATCACCATAGGTGATCAGCTCGATCAGGTTGTTATCCGGATCACGCAAGTACAAACTTGTGCCCGGCCCTAGTGCGCCGGAGCGGGCGACCGGACCGTCGATCGTTTGGATGCCGGCTTGCTTGAGAAAATCCTGCGCTTCTTGCACGGTGCCGTGCCATTGCAAGCAGAAATCCGCCGAGCCTCTGGCGTAGCCCGGCGCGAACGTGGGGCTCTCGGTCTCGTAGCGATCGATGACGTAGAGATTGAGCTTCTGCGTGTCGCTGATGCGAATGATCGGCCGCTTGCCGCGGCCGCCGGGGCGTTCTTGCCAGCCAGCGTCGAGGCCGAGTTTGCGATAGAACGCAAAAGTCTCTTCCAGGTCTTTCACAGTCAGCACCCAGTGGTCGATGGCTTCGATACTCATGATTCCCTCCGCTACAAAATTGCCTTTAGGCGCGATGAAAATCGGTCATTCTTCTTCCCAAGCTGCGGCGCATGCGCGGGTCGAGGCGATCGCGCAGGGCGT
This region of Deltaproteobacteria bacterium genomic DNA includes:
- the dnaB gene encoding replicative DNA helicase; amino-acid sequence: MATLDDNLRKVPPQNLEAESSVLGGVLLDNEAVNQVLELLRPEDFYRESHRKIFRAIIELTDRSEPVDLITLSDFLKTKNELESVGGTAYLASLADFVPTAANIVYYARIVREKSILRSLISTATDIASRGYEEQGNVEEFLDSAEKVIFDISEKKIKAAFVSVGDMIKDTLKTVEKLYERKEMITGVATGFDDLDKLTAGLQPSDLIIVAGRPGMGKTAFALNIATNAAFKGVGCGVFSLEMAKEQLVLRMLCSEARVNSSKVRSGYLGERDFPQLAKAAGRLHEAPIYIDDTPAISVLELRAKARRLVRDRSKKIGLIVVDYLQLMRGMGTANNREQEISEISRSLKALAKELSVPVIALSQLNRRVEDRTEKKPQMSDLRESGAIEQDADVIMFIYREEVYNRNNDEAKGKAEVIIAKQRNGPTDTVNLAFLNEFTRFENYTERDPYGDSLEDAEDA
- a CDS encoding VOC family protein produces the protein MSIEAIDHWVLTVKDLEETFAFYRKLGLDAGWQERPGGRGKRPIIRISDTQKLNLYVIDRYETESPTFAPGYARGSADFCLQWHGTVQEAQDFLKQAGIQTIDGPVARSGALGPGTSLYLRDPDNNLIELITYGDPKYA